One Armatimonadota bacterium genomic window carries:
- a CDS encoding ABC transporter permease, producing the protein MLRVVVQRLLLLPALLLVFSILVFLLVQAPPGDFLTSYVSMLAATGSSVDLAQVEALKRQFGLDQPIYIQYVRWMESLLKGDLGLSLEYQRPNRELIGELLLLTVLLALISFVFTWLVAIPAGIYSATHPRSFLDYALAVLNYVGVATPNFLLALVLMWLAFSHFGISITGLFSPEYVQAPWSLARFGDLLKHIWLPVIILGIAGTARLTRIMRANLLDELNKPYVVTARAKGLSEWRLVLKYPVRIALNPLVSTIGWYLPQLFSGSLIVATVMNLPNIGPLLLRALISQDMYLAGSILLIYCFLTIVGTLISDVLLAWADPRIRMEG; encoded by the coding sequence GTGCTGCGAGTCGTAGTCCAACGCCTGCTCCTCCTTCCCGCCCTGCTCCTCGTCTTCTCGATTCTGGTCTTCCTGTTGGTGCAGGCGCCGCCGGGCGACTTCCTGACCAGCTACGTCTCAATGCTGGCGGCGACCGGTTCCTCCGTTGACCTGGCGCAGGTCGAGGCGCTGAAGCGGCAGTTTGGGCTCGACCAGCCGATCTACATCCAGTACGTCCGCTGGATGGAGAGCCTGCTGAAGGGCGACCTGGGCCTGTCCCTGGAGTATCAGCGCCCGAATCGAGAGTTGATAGGCGAACTCCTGCTGCTCACGGTTCTGCTCGCTCTTATCTCCTTCGTCTTCACATGGCTGGTGGCGATTCCGGCCGGCATCTACTCGGCGACGCATCCGCGCTCGTTCCTCGATTACGCGCTTGCAGTGCTGAACTACGTCGGCGTGGCGACGCCCAACTTCCTGCTGGCGTTGGTCCTTATGTGGCTCGCCTTTTCCCATTTCGGTATCAGCATTACCGGACTCTTCTCTCCCGAGTATGTCCAAGCGCCGTGGAGTCTGGCGCGCTTCGGCGACCTGCTCAAGCACATCTGGCTGCCGGTAATCATCCTCGGCATTGCCGGGACAGCCCGTCTCACGCGCATCATGCGCGCCAACCTCCTGGACGAACTCAACAAGCCGTATGTCGTCACGGCGCGCGCCAAGGGGCTGTCGGAGTGGCGGCTCGTTCTGAAGTACCCGGTTCGCATCGCGCTGAACCCGCTGGTGAGCACCATCGGCTGGTACCTGCCGCAGCTCTTCTCTGGGAGCCTCATCGTCGCCACCGTGATGAACCTCCCCAACATCGGCCCGCTCCTGTTGCGCGCGCTCATAAGTCAGGACATGTACCTGGCGGGCAGCATCCTCTTGATATACTGCTTCCTCACCATAGTCGGCACGTTGATCTCCGACGTGCTGCTGGCCTGGGCCGACCCGCGGATTAGGATGGAGGGCTAG